Proteins encoded by one window of Blautia faecicola:
- a CDS encoding leucine-rich repeat domain-containing protein has protein sequence MREKDDERMCVEYDIYKGFTVIDDFPFIAIRHPWNVHDAIIIHEMDDINFRRDRIPKHSIEEYVEFINERKITRAQIEMKDLSFLKRCPSLNCLDISLREDATEDFDYSPLYELPEIQGLSCQNTADDFSDYPLDYPLVEIDYSKVHGLVDLIVEWNRKALNIDKIDTLRSLYIRGYKSKTKNLQTLFSSKHLQQLTMVGGNATSLDGIGQSEKLQCLYLYYGKYLKDISVLEKVKKTLQLLCIEHCPNIQDYSVLEKMENLQTLIIYGNNKISDIQFIRKIKSLKRFWFSVNILDGDLSPCLELGEATSVVNRRNYNLKDSELPKNYKGPFGTEGIEKWMLHE, from the coding sequence ATGCGAGAAAAGGATGATGAGAGAATGTGTGTGGAATATGATATATATAAAGGTTTTACGGTGATTGATGATTTTCCATTTATTGCGATACGGCACCCATGGAATGTCCATGATGCAATTATCATTCATGAGATGGATGATATAAACTTCAGACGAGATAGGATACCCAAACATTCCATAGAAGAATATGTAGAGTTTATAAATGAACGAAAAATAACACGTGCACAGATAGAAATGAAAGATTTGAGCTTCCTGAAAAGGTGTCCTTCCTTAAACTGTTTGGATATAAGTTTACGCGAAGATGCAACGGAAGATTTTGATTATTCACCGTTATACGAGTTACCGGAAATACAGGGACTTTCCTGCCAAAATACTGCAGATGATTTTTCAGACTATCCGCTGGATTACCCATTGGTGGAAATCGATTATTCAAAGGTTCACGGGCTGGTTGATTTAATTGTGGAGTGGAACAGAAAGGCGTTGAATATTGACAAAATTGATACATTGCGAAGTCTTTATATTAGAGGATATAAGAGCAAAACGAAAAATCTGCAAACATTATTTTCAAGTAAGCATTTGCAGCAGCTGACTATGGTTGGCGGGAATGCGACTTCTCTTGATGGGATTGGGCAAAGTGAAAAATTGCAATGCTTATATCTATACTATGGAAAATATCTGAAAGATATCAGTGTTTTGGAAAAAGTAAAGAAAACATTGCAACTGTTATGTATCGAACACTGTCCAAATATTCAAGATTATTCCGTACTCGAAAAAATGGAGAACCTTCAGACTTTGATAATTTACGGGAATAATAAAATCTCCGATATTCAGTTTATCCGAAAGATAAAAAGCCTGAAGCGGTTCTGGTTTAGCGTGAATATTCTGGATGGAGATCTAAGCCCGTGTCTGGAGTTAGGAGAAGCTACGAGCGTGGTTAATCGAAGAAACTATAACCTGAAAGATAGCGAATTACCGAAGAACTATAAAGGTCCGTTTGGAACGGAGGGGATAGAAAAATGGATGTTGCATGAGTAG
- a CDS encoding RHS repeat domain-containing protein — protein sequence MQENAKTKNKFDYDGNNNLIKMTDPKGYSFQYTYDTRHNVTKAVSTERMTYQFSYDSYGNAKESKIVDADIEEEYIRSTADYTADGAYLQRITDALGNRTKYAYEEETGLLAEVTDPSGNATSYAYDAADQLTGVTDGTGQIQYSYENDELRQIQINDPESGTVYRFENDGFGNAKATYVGDSCLVSQTYEEKNGNLLAETYGNGYVYQYTYDDMDRVTGIRLTDPSGEEYRLYEYAYDREGNLAVVRDIREDLGEETIETRYFYDLSGRLVYYRNDRDEDYRFTYDLNDNVEKVDQGNRYRATALEYGYDRDNRAIGVTSGECTEAVFYDGLGRVVSKALGKIFEQRIQYGYREGADGSQSDQLERFSWQGLQNNYEIHYQYDANGNITQTTDGKGKIQYTYDTRNQLIREDREADRQTITYAYDKNGNLLQKNRYEYQPEAAMETLASATPSETKIYRYEGNWKDQLTSYNGETIAYDAMGNPTVYRGMEMGWKNSSELTEIVKDQTTIRYRYDKEGMRNRKYLSDGTTVLYQVQDGQIIGEQHLREDQEKPLYEMTFSYDADGTLFSMNCDGKDYYYILNPTGDVIALVDTGWNTVVSYAYDSWGKVTAIEGNQDLGKKNPLRYRGYYWDEETGLYYLASRYYDPEVGRFINADDINVPGMNLTVSSNKNLYAYCDNNPITRTDLSGEFWHLAIGAVVGAASQYAANVVLKLGEGNSLKEALLVKKEEIPGLMGAAFSGLLTATGISAGGLTVANAAINTVTYLAECEVTGTKVNKKTLAINVAIGAVGDIKGDGGINGKKLSGIWKESNRQLKRLKSAKKIMRYTAKKTTVRKTVVKKVGETFWSSFKTNIGYPKFGKWIKKKWKTVKKIWKKYR from the coding sequence GTGCAGGAAAATGCAAAGACAAAAAACAAATTTGATTATGACGGGAACAATAACCTGATCAAGATGACCGACCCGAAAGGCTATTCCTTCCAGTATACCTATGATACCAGACATAACGTAACGAAAGCGGTATCCACGGAGAGGATGACTTATCAGTTCAGCTATGACAGTTATGGAAATGCGAAAGAGAGTAAAATCGTAGATGCGGATATAGAAGAAGAATATATCCGTTCCACGGCGGATTATACCGCAGACGGTGCATACCTGCAGCGCATCACGGATGCACTGGGCAACCGGACAAAGTATGCATATGAGGAGGAGACCGGACTGCTCGCAGAAGTAACGGATCCCAGTGGCAACGCAACAAGTTATGCTTACGATGCGGCAGACCAGCTGACCGGTGTGACAGACGGTACCGGTCAGATCCAATATAGCTACGAAAATGATGAACTCAGACAGATCCAGATCAATGACCCGGAAAGCGGAACGGTATACCGGTTCGAAAATGACGGGTTTGGAAATGCAAAAGCAACCTATGTCGGGGACAGCTGTCTGGTATCACAGACCTACGAGGAAAAAAACGGGAACCTGCTGGCGGAAACGTATGGAAACGGCTATGTCTACCAGTATACATACGATGATATGGACCGGGTGACCGGGATCCGTCTGACAGACCCGTCCGGGGAGGAATACCGGCTGTATGAGTATGCGTATGACCGGGAAGGAAACCTTGCGGTGGTACGGGATATCCGGGAAGACCTGGGAGAAGAAACCATCGAGACCCGATATTTTTATGACCTGTCAGGAAGACTTGTCTATTACCGGAACGACCGGGACGAGGACTATCGGTTTACCTATGACCTGAATGACAACGTGGAGAAAGTGGATCAGGGAAACCGATACCGTGCAACGGCACTGGAATACGGGTACGACCGGGACAACCGTGCGATCGGTGTGACGAGCGGGGAGTGTACGGAAGCAGTATTTTATGATGGCTTAGGCAGGGTTGTCTCAAAGGCACTGGGAAAGATCTTTGAACAGAGGATCCAGTATGGTTACCGGGAAGGGGCAGACGGCAGCCAGTCCGACCAGTTGGAACGGTTTTCCTGGCAAGGTTTGCAGAACAATTACGAGATCCATTACCAGTATGATGCGAATGGGAACATTACGCAGACCACAGACGGAAAAGGAAAGATCCAGTACACCTACGATACCCGTAACCAGCTGATCCGGGAAGACCGGGAGGCAGACAGGCAGACGATCACCTATGCGTATGACAAAAATGGCAACCTGTTACAGAAAAACCGATACGAATACCAGCCGGAAGCCGCTATGGAGACCTTAGCGTCCGCCACCCCGTCAGAAACAAAGATCTACCGTTATGAAGGAAACTGGAAGGACCAGCTGACATCGTATAACGGGGAAACTATTGCGTATGACGCCATGGGGAATCCGACCGTATACCGTGGGATGGAGATGGGTTGGAAGAACAGCAGTGAACTGACGGAGATCGTAAAAGACCAGACAACGATCCGGTACCGCTACGACAAAGAAGGGATGCGTAACCGGAAGTACCTGTCGGATGGGACAACGGTCCTGTACCAGGTACAGGACGGACAGATCATCGGGGAACAGCACCTGCGGGAAGACCAGGAGAAACCGCTGTATGAGATGACCTTCAGCTATGATGCGGATGGAACCCTGTTTTCGATGAACTGTGACGGAAAAGATTACTACTACATCCTGAACCCGACGGGAGATGTGATCGCACTGGTAGACACCGGGTGGAACACTGTGGTAAGCTATGCATATGACAGCTGGGGAAAGGTAACCGCAATCGAAGGCAACCAGGATCTGGGAAAGAAAAACCCGCTGCGCTACCGTGGATATTACTGGGATGAAGAGACAGGGCTGTATTATCTGGCAAGCAGATATTACGACCCGGAGGTTGGACGGTTTATTAATGCGGATGATATCAATGTACCAGGTATGAACTTAACCGTATCAAGTAATAAAAATCTGTATGCCTACTGTGATAACAATCCGATTACCAGAACTGATTTGAGTGGAGAATTTTGGCACTTAGCAATAGGGGCTGTAGTGGGAGCAGCATCTCAATATGCGGCTAATGTTGTCTTGAAGTTAGGCGAGGGCAATTCATTAAAAGAAGCGCTGTTGGTAAAAAAGGAAGAAATTCCAGGTTTAATGGGGGCAGCCTTTTCAGGATTATTAACAGCAACTGGAATTTCAGCGGGCGGATTGACAGTAGCGAATGCAGCAATTAACACAGTAACATATTTAGCAGAATGTGAAGTTACAGGGACAAAAGTAAATAAAAAAACATTGGCTATTAATGTGGCAATTGGTGCGGTAGGAGATATAAAGGGAGATGGCGGAATTAATGGAAAAAAACTAAGTGGGATTTGGAAAGAATCAAACCGACAATTAAAAAGGTTAAAGTCCGCTAAGAAAATAATGCGATATACAGCCAAAAAGACTACTGTGAGAAAAACAGTTGTTAAAAAAGTTGGAGAAACATTTTGGTCTTCGTTTAAAACTAATATCGGTTATCCTAAATTTGGAAAATGGATAAAGAAAAAATGGAAGACAGTAAAGAAGATATGGAAAAAATACAGATAA
- a CDS encoding SH3 domain-containing protein, with protein MQKWEVICTEQKYICVSRPRRFGKSMVANMLAGERVQINTGTFSNDMTNFQGKDDVVTLLIHLGYLSYHWPDKTVTIPNKEAIGQAVDSNGVTWYLTYLIKDRKLYTGYMISQFIDFSSQFATESTIGVVDATKLNVRQGAGTGYAVIDTLEQNQNQNVHIVDYVTSAVGQSWDVIAYEKDGEYRIGCVLGAYIYSTWMQPSIEPMQTEVLDKHVFYVTGNPAKVKKLTQTLWISGKAGDSYMGNVWGCGYPTERKDGRVFGLEVAFVGADGSREAYTSEFKADTTTWQFLNDIFIPKKAYEKIEVSCVYSYETNVAAFDGLALYR; from the coding sequence GTGCAGAAATGGGAAGTTATCTGTACAGAACAGAAGTATATCTGCGTGAGTCGTCCAAGGAGATTTGGAAAATCCATGGTGGCAAATATGCTTGCAGGAGAACGGGTACAGATTAATACGGGAACATTTTCCAATGATATGACGAATTTCCAGGGGAAAGATGATGTAGTAACGTTACTGATTCACCTGGGATATCTGAGTTATCACTGGCCGGATAAGACGGTTACGATTCCGAATAAAGAGGCTATCGGACAGGCGGTGGATTCCAATGGGGTCACCTGGTATCTGACCTATCTGATCAAGGACAGGAAATTGTATACCGGCTATATGATCTCGCAGTTTATTGACTTTTCGTCACAATTTGCAACCGAGTCAACAATCGGGGTTGTAGATGCAACGAAATTGAATGTCCGTCAGGGGGCAGGAACAGGGTATGCGGTCATCGATACGCTGGAACAGAATCAGAATCAAAATGTCCATATCGTAGACTATGTGACGAGTGCCGTTGGTCAGAGCTGGGATGTGATTGCCTATGAAAAGGACGGGGAATACCGGATCGGATGTGTTTTAGGAGCTTATATCTACAGTACATGGATGCAGCCATCCATAGAACCGATGCAGACGGAAGTGTTGGATAAGCATGTCTTTTATGTGACGGGAAACCCGGCAAAGGTAAAGAAGCTGACGCAGACGCTATGGATCTCCGGAAAAGCCGGGGACAGTTATATGGGCAATGTATGGGGATGCGGTTATCCGACGGAACGGAAAGACGGCCGCGTGTTCGGACTGGAAGTGGCGTTTGTCGGGGCAGACGGCAGCAGGGAGGCTTATACGAGTGAATTTAAGGCAGATACGACAACCTGGCAGTTCCTGAATGATATCTTTATCCCGAAAAAAGCGTATGAGAAGATCGAAGTCAGCTGTGTCTACAGTTACGAAACCAATGTGGCAGCTTTTGACGGTCTTGCCCTGTACCGGTAG
- a CDS encoding glycoside hydrolase family 36 protein: MQKQYRLGIPSFITVETEDGSWIGEKDAQKTEKDDVVVTYETTPEAEEVWLTADQTKVKTIKLRWNTPVDKKSRILGGSWERTYGDVDWKGVSGSRFMPWYFLAAVGETVTGYGVKVRPSAMCFWQADTRGITLVMDVRCGGTGVQLSGRKLRAAQIVAMQTEGMGTFESAREFCKVMCTDPILPDYPVYGSNNWYYAYGDSSEEEILQDTDYIVELTKGVDNPPYMVIDDCWQEHHRLNEYNGGPWKKGNKKFPDMSALAKKLEEKGVRPGIWVRFLLNEEETIPKEWRLSHNDCLDPSHPGVLSYIQEDVERICNWGYTLIKHDFTTFDIFGRWGVEMNPFPTEDGWQFYDTSKTSAEIVTGLYQAIYEAAKKHHTLIMGCNTIGHLGAGLMQLQRTGDDTSGITWERTKKMGVNTLAFCLPQHGTFFDVDADCVGITGSIPWSLNRQWADVVAESGTSLFVSAKPGVLTAEENEELHQIMLKASRQDHHKIPLDWEETDCPEVWGDEEEEVEYNWYEEAGPVAKGNDQLYHAYIPLS; this comes from the coding sequence ATGCAAAAACAATACAGATTAGGAATTCCTTCGTTTATTACTGTAGAGACAGAAGATGGCAGCTGGATCGGGGAGAAGGATGCACAGAAAACAGAAAAAGACGATGTTGTTGTAACATATGAAACCACACCGGAAGCAGAAGAAGTCTGGCTGACCGCAGATCAGACAAAGGTAAAGACGATCAAGCTTCGTTGGAATACACCGGTAGATAAAAAATCACGGATCCTCGGCGGCTCCTGGGAGAGAACGTACGGGGATGTGGACTGGAAAGGTGTCAGCGGCAGCCGTTTTATGCCGTGGTATTTTCTGGCAGCGGTCGGAGAAACTGTGACAGGATATGGGGTCAAGGTAAGACCTTCCGCCATGTGTTTCTGGCAGGCAGATACCCGTGGAATTACACTGGTGATGGATGTGCGCTGTGGCGGTACCGGTGTGCAGCTTTCCGGTAGAAAACTTCGGGCTGCTCAGATCGTAGCGATGCAAACTGAAGGAATGGGGACTTTCGAAAGTGCCAGAGAGTTTTGCAAAGTCATGTGCACCGATCCGATCTTACCGGACTATCCGGTTTATGGAAGTAATAACTGGTATTATGCTTATGGAGACAGTTCAGAAGAAGAGATCCTGCAGGATACCGACTATATCGTGGAACTGACCAAAGGTGTGGACAATCCGCCGTATATGGTGATCGATGACTGCTGGCAGGAACATCACCGCCTGAATGAGTACAATGGTGGTCCATGGAAAAAGGGAAATAAAAAATTCCCTGATATGAGTGCACTGGCAAAAAAACTGGAAGAAAAAGGCGTACGCCCTGGCATCTGGGTTCGATTCTTATTGAATGAAGAAGAGACGATTCCCAAGGAATGGAGATTATCCCATAACGATTGTCTGGATCCTTCCCATCCGGGAGTCCTTTCCTATATTCAGGAGGATGTGGAAAGGATCTGTAACTGGGGTTATACACTGATAAAACATGATTTTACCACTTTTGATATCTTCGGAAGGTGGGGCGTGGAGATGAACCCGTTCCCGACAGAGGACGGATGGCAATTTTACGATACTTCAAAGACCAGTGCGGAGATTGTAACCGGACTGTACCAGGCAATTTATGAGGCTGCGAAAAAGCACCATACTCTGATCATGGGCTGTAATACCATCGGCCATCTGGGGGCAGGTCTGATGCAGCTGCAGCGAACCGGAGACGATACCAGCGGTATCACCTGGGAGAGAACAAAGAAAATGGGAGTCAACACTCTGGCATTCTGTCTGCCACAGCATGGAACATTTTTTGATGTGGATGCGGACTGCGTAGGTATTACGGGTTCCATCCCGTGGAGCCTGAACCGTCAGTGGGCGGATGTTGTTGCAGAGTCCGGAACCTCTCTGTTTGTCTCAGCAAAACCAGGAGTGCTGACAGCAGAAGAAAACGAAGAACTGCACCAGATTATGTTAAAAGCATCCCGGCAGGATCATCACAAAATCCCGTTAGACTGGGAAGAAACCGACTGCCCGGAAGTGTGGGGAGACGAAGAGGAAGAAGTAGAATACAACTGGTACGAAGAAGCCGGACCGGTAGCAAAAGGAAATGACCAACTGTATCATGCGTATATTCCGCTGTCATAA
- a CDS encoding DUF6783 domain-containing protein yields the protein MQAPLCGIFYPHSVAVARYAALIRIKSPTNWDSQLTKSLFQTRSSVSLKTYRMKKER from the coding sequence CTGCAAGCCCCACTTTGCGGTATATTTTACCCTCATTCGGTTGCCGTAGCCCGCTACGCCGCCCTTATTCGGATAAAATCTCCCACAAACTGGGACTCGCAGCTCACGAAAAGCCTTTTTCAGACACGCTCTAGTGTCAGCCTGAAAACTTACCGAATGAAAAAGGAGAGATAG
- a CDS encoding alpha-galactosidase, with translation MAIVFHKESRCFHLYNNEVSYIIRIMENEQLEQLYYGKKIHDREDFTYLHEECMRSQMSVCVPEPGILSMQYTKQEFPTYGTGDYRSPALTIVQENGSRIVNFTYASHEIYNGKKDILPLPATYVENEDEAQTLEITLHDAVMDTDLILSYTIYEDYPVITRNAKISHKGSEKIVLDKIMSASVEYNDMDYEMVHLSGGWARERYVKTRRLEMGIQSIQSLNGTCSGAEQNPFLALKRPHTTENQGEVYGFSLVYSGNHLGQVEVSTFDMTRVMMGINPEGFSWELTQGESFQTPEVVMVYSDQGLNKMSQAYHRIYRKRLMHGTWRDQVRPILLNNWEATYFDFNEEKILNIAKKAKEAGVELFVLDDGWFGARDDDYRGLGDWYVNLKKLPSGISGLSRKVEELGLKFGLWVELEMVNKDSDLYRAHPDWIISAPERFESHARHQFVLDFSKKEVVDYIYEMVAKVIRESSISYMKWDMNRYMTEPYSKGTEPSQQGKVMHKYILGVYDLYTRLTTEFPEILFESCASGGARFDPAMLYFAPQTWTSDDTDASERTKIQYGTSYVYPIVSMGSHVSAVPNHQLYRTTPIETRANVAYFGTFGYELDLNLLSDAEMASVKKQIAFMKEYRELIQVDGDFYRLLNPFEGNETAWMVVSQDKAQAVAALYQRLNKVNASWLRLKLEGLDPDAKYQVSCDLTPSSSFDTELVKRYGYDTVGNQVKTYEAYGDELMRAGIPVDRQDLNKKGGDFASLLYTIKKVD, from the coding sequence ATGGCAATTGTATTCCACAAAGAGAGCAGATGTTTTCATCTGTATAACAACGAAGTAAGTTATATCATTCGTATCATGGAAAATGAGCAGTTAGAGCAGTTATATTATGGAAAGAAAATTCACGACCGGGAGGATTTTACGTATCTTCATGAGGAGTGCATGCGCTCCCAGATGTCCGTCTGTGTTCCGGAACCGGGCATCCTTTCCATGCAGTATACAAAACAGGAATTCCCGACTTACGGAACCGGTGATTACAGAAGCCCGGCATTGACGATCGTACAGGAGAACGGAAGCCGGATCGTGAACTTTACCTATGCATCCCATGAAATTTATAACGGAAAGAAAGACATTCTTCCGCTGCCAGCTACTTATGTGGAAAATGAAGATGAGGCACAGACCCTCGAAATCACTCTTCACGATGCAGTGATGGATACCGACCTGATCCTTTCTTATACGATTTATGAAGATTATCCGGTAATTACAAGAAATGCAAAGATCAGCCATAAAGGAAGCGAGAAGATCGTTCTGGATAAGATCATGAGTGCCAGTGTAGAATATAATGATATGGATTATGAGATGGTACATCTGTCCGGCGGCTGGGCAAGAGAACGTTATGTGAAAACCAGAAGACTGGAGATGGGTATCCAGAGCATCCAGAGCCTGAACGGTACCTGCAGCGGTGCAGAACAGAACCCGTTCCTTGCACTGAAACGTCCACACACAACAGAAAATCAGGGAGAAGTATATGGCTTCAGCCTGGTATACAGCGGCAACCATCTGGGACAGGTAGAGGTTTCGACTTTTGATATGACCCGTGTGATGATGGGAATCAATCCGGAAGGCTTCAGCTGGGAACTGACACAGGGCGAATCCTTCCAGACCCCGGAAGTGGTTATGGTTTACAGTGATCAGGGATTGAACAAGATGAGCCAGGCTTACCACAGAATCTACCGGAAACGTCTGATGCACGGGACCTGGAGAGATCAGGTACGCCCGATCCTGTTAAACAACTGGGAAGCAACCTATTTTGACTTCAATGAAGAAAAAATCCTGAATATTGCGAAAAAAGCAAAAGAAGCAGGTGTGGAACTCTTTGTTCTGGATGACGGCTGGTTCGGTGCAAGAGATGATGATTATCGTGGACTGGGTGACTGGTATGTCAATCTGAAAAAACTGCCCTCCGGCATCAGTGGTCTTTCCAGAAAAGTAGAAGAACTGGGACTGAAATTCGGTCTGTGGGTAGAACTGGAGATGGTCAACAAAGACAGTGATCTTTACCGTGCACATCCGGACTGGATCATCAGTGCGCCGGAGCGTTTTGAGTCTCATGCAAGACATCAGTTTGTTCTGGATTTCTCGAAAAAAGAAGTGGTTGACTACATCTACGAGATGGTTGCAAAAGTGATCCGTGAATCTTCGATTTCCTATATGAAATGGGATATGAATCGTTATATGACGGAGCCTTACAGCAAAGGAACCGAACCGTCCCAGCAGGGTAAAGTGATGCACAAATATATTTTAGGTGTATATGATCTGTACACCAGGCTGACCACAGAATTCCCGGAGATCCTGTTTGAGTCCTGTGCAAGCGGCGGAGCAAGATTTGATCCTGCCATGCTGTATTTTGCACCACAGACATGGACCAGTGACGATACCGATGCCAGTGAGAGAACCAAGATCCAGTACGGTACTTCTTATGTATATCCGATCGTCAGCATGGGATCTCATGTATCTGCGGTACCGAACCATCAGTTATACCGTACGACACCGATCGAGACAAGAGCGAATGTTGCTTACTTTGGAACTTTCGGTTATGAATTGGATCTGAATCTGCTCAGTGATGCGGAGATGGCAAGTGTTAAAAAACAAATTGCATTTATGAAAGAATACCGGGAACTGATCCAGGTAGACGGCGATTTCTACCGTCTGTTGAATCCGTTTGAAGGAAATGAGACGGCATGGATGGTTGTTTCTCAGGATAAGGCACAGGCAGTGGCGGCACTGTACCAGAGACTGAACAAAGTCAATGCGTCCTGGCTGCGCCTGAAACTGGAAGGTCTGGATCCGGATGCAAAATATCAGGTAAGCTGTGATCTGACCCCGTCCTCTTCTTTCGACACAGAACTGGTAAAACGCTACGGTTACGATACAGTAGGAAATCAGGTAAAAACATATGAAGCATACGGGGATGAACTGATGCGTGCAGGTATCCCGGTTGACCGACAGGATCTGAACAAGAAGGGCGGAGATTTCGCATCCTTACTGTATACAATTAAGAAAGTGGATTGA
- a CDS encoding DUF4317 family protein gives MRINREDMLELTRRMTVKRSSMTRIAGAYMDRDGYVDGTFNTNFLKLSPADKEKNLALAKAVPFSETNVNLKRYPFPKEQMAAGTMWQLLNGIKKSGLKNDALMDIFYEIVGEQYRSYGDYAVYMFHDRYDIPVKAADHERVGESEEVYEYLICIFAPVSGDYEPGQPECGFLYPAFCDRSSDWNYVDIYQRNAERPHNELRKILGV, from the coding sequence ATGCGGATTAACAGAGAAGATATGCTGGAACTGACCCGGCGTATGACAGTAAAACGATCTTCCATGACCCGGATCGCGGGAGCTTATATGGACCGTGACGGATATGTGGACGGAACTTTTAACACGAATTTCCTGAAACTGTCCCCGGCAGACAAAGAGAAAAATCTGGCACTGGCGAAAGCCGTTCCGTTTTCGGAAACCAACGTCAATCTGAAGCGTTATCCGTTCCCGAAAGAACAGATGGCAGCCGGAACTATGTGGCAGCTGCTCAACGGGATCAAAAAGAGCGGATTGAAAAATGACGCCCTGATGGATATCTTTTATGAAATTGTCGGGGAACAGTACCGTTCCTACGGAGATTACGCCGTATATATGTTCCACGACCGCTACGATATCCCGGTGAAAGCGGCGGATCATGAGCGGGTAGGAGAATCGGAAGAAGTCTACGAATATCTGATCTGCATCTTCGCTCCGGTTAGCGGCGACTACGAACCGGGACAGCCGGAGTGTGGATTCCTCTACCCGGCATTCTGCGACAGAAGCAGCGACTGGAATTATGTGGATATTTACCAGAGAAATGCGGAGCGGCCGCACAATGAGCTGCGGAAGATTCTCGGGGTATAG
- a CDS encoding AEC family transporter encodes MIALLLMQQIAVLFLIMGLGFLIVKLGIVETEDSRVLSMVTIYLVLPCVTIHAFQIEYSTKIRNGFLLAVVAAILIHVILFIVCGILRKLLNMDEVETASLIYSNAGNLILPLVTSILGEEWVIYASGFLCVQTIIVWTHGQSLMQGQRQVNWKKIVQNINLIAILVGLVFFLCNIHLPKILDSMTSSLAGMIGPISMVMIGMLLAGVDWKQVFGKRRIYGIVFLKMIVVPGIITLCLKLAAPLIPMENAKTILLISLLAVIAPTAVTITQMAQLYKRDAAYASSINVFTTLVCIVTMPLMVMLYMM; translated from the coding sequence GTGATTGCATTATTGCTGATGCAGCAGATTGCTGTATTATTTCTGATTATGGGACTGGGATTCCTGATCGTAAAGCTGGGGATTGTGGAGACAGAGGACAGCCGGGTGCTTTCGATGGTGACGATTTATCTGGTGCTGCCCTGCGTGACGATTCATGCTTTTCAGATCGAATATTCCACAAAGATAAGAAATGGATTTCTGCTTGCAGTCGTCGCGGCGATCCTGATCCATGTAATATTGTTTATAGTCTGCGGGATTCTGAGAAAGCTGCTAAACATGGATGAGGTGGAGACGGCTTCGCTGATCTATTCAAATGCGGGCAATCTGATCCTGCCACTGGTGACGTCGATCCTGGGAGAAGAATGGGTGATCTATGCCAGCGGCTTTCTGTGTGTACAGACGATCATCGTGTGGACGCACGGACAGTCCCTGATGCAGGGACAGCGCCAGGTGAACTGGAAAAAGATCGTGCAGAACATCAATCTGATCGCGATCCTTGTGGGACTGGTGTTTTTCCTGTGTAACATCCATCTGCCGAAGATTCTCGATTCTATGACTTCCTCCCTTGCTGGCATGATCGGTCCGATCAGTATGGTGATGATCGGCATGCTTTTAGCGGGTGTGGACTGGAAACAGGTCTTTGGAAAACGGAGAATCTATGGGATTGTATTTTTGAAAATGATCGTGGTGCCGGGGATCATTACCCTGTGCCTGAAACTGGCGGCACCGCTGATCCCGATGGAGAATGCAAAAACGATCCTGTTGATCAGCCTGCTGGCAGTCATTGCCCCGACAGCGGTAACGATCACACAGATGGCACAGCTTTACAAGAGGGATGCGGCATATGCAAGTTCGATCAATGTATTTACCACGTTGGTGTGCATCGTGACGATGCCGCTGATGGTGATGTTGTATATGATGTAA